The following proteins are encoded in a genomic region of Penaeus chinensis breed Huanghai No. 1 chromosome 10, ASM1920278v2, whole genome shotgun sequence:
- the LOC125029538 gene encoding UDP-glucose:glycoprotein glucosyltransferase 1-like isoform X1: protein MREVLGPLLGLLCFLLTGTTVKCQSKVKPVTTHLSAKWSHTPLLLETAEYMREESIATFWEFVEAVSQKDFTLFTKGSDKAVYNEILRTAGHFLSPSQVSILKLSLSMRVYSPKIEMFCQIALDRNLPTGEDCIAVFDVNGELACNIEAMKKLVEVGSGTKPVSYDVDHHYPGGENAKIGVTLYAELGTKEFRAHHLALKELAGLGKIDYVLRPYIKESTKKKVRLSGYGVELAIKSTEYKAQDDTKVQDDGGRQEEDDEQEVEIEGFLFSKLESLHPEKMNELEQLRNHLVDSRHEMAPMKVWQLQHLSMQAAQRIMTTPKEEQLSVFVHTAQNFPMLARSLVRTKVDDKMKREILKNQNQLSSQMDVNPSDAALFINGMYFDMDFTDIYTLLDHIRTEDRVMGGLYKLGVPGDSLSTLLNIDLSESKQDYGIDIRDTAIVWMNDIENDRAYSKWSSSVGELLRPTYPGMLRSIRKNFHNLVIVAEPEKATTADLIRLVEGFLTHNAPVRIGVVMSVNSDQTLRGYDDAGVAMLCAFNYVAQNLEGREDANYKALQFLVDVYSNVQGDITVDDVTSHFKSKYRSVDLEDVFGEDSDYDVGRMLAQEFVEKAGITSLPQALMNGVPLPEKHLNADEFEEVVLMDVMRTTQTLQRAVYKGQLEDKHDVVDWLMSLPNVMPRLNERILSTKNSKFIDLTGSSGETLSSVSVESFATQNAPEMTATLSNSCRYITTKNDQTLRPLTVWIVGDFDTYEGRAILLEGVKYLRESNSIRICAIHNTDLSSESPKLFSRAVEVAQTTLAPAVARQFLAKVLEKDNAKKIIAGTKKWKDFEIAGLDIEAFTSRMDSFKDAVFKAHSVFCKKVLALSPGQRTVVANGRHLGTFKTTEKFVMEDFGLLEKYVHSTFGEKLTEVLVGEDPPANGDISDLTMKVAGVLQTKPQSKGRTTVNLRSDQYSVVKIPARNPNMPVFDIVAICDPVSSAAQKIGPILMVLQEIVNAEIRVVLNAREKHSEMPLRRFYRYVLEPEPQFTEAGDMTAGPYARFTGLPESSILTLNYHAPENWLVEVVKSVYDLDNIKLDLVETGVHSEFELEHLLLEGHCFEQSSGNPPRGLQFTLGNRQQPVLVDTIVMANLGYFQLKANPGAWLLKLRQGRSADIYTIASHEGTDTPVGSDDVEIIISSFRSHVVKVRVGKQPGKQHLELLAEENEESGGLWNSITSMPIVGPIVEEWGVLLADLNSLAKAHWYSTFSSSGGKEDETEKVNIFSVASGHLYERFLRIMMVSVRRHTKAPVKFWFLKNFLSPNFKDILPLLAKEYGFEYELVQYKWPRWLHQQTEKQRIIWGYKILFLDVLFPLDVKKIIFVDADQVVRADVKELNNEELDGAPYGFVPFCESRKEIEGFRFWKQGYWRNHLAGRKYHISALFVVDLKKFRRIAAGDRLRGQYQGLSQDPNSLSNLDQDLPNNMIHQVRIKSLPQDWLWCESWCDDDSKKSAKIIDLCNNPMTKEAKLVAAQRIIPEWIEYDNEIKAVLKGFKENKSIAEEQPSQSPHIEL, encoded by the exons ATGAGAGAAGTTTTAGGACCCCTTTTGGGGCTGTTATGCTTCCTTCTGACTGGCACCACAGTGAAGTGtcaaagtaaagtcaagcctgTAACAACTCATCTTTCTGCCAAATGGAGTCACACACCTCTGTTATTGGAGACTGCAGAGTATATGAGAGAAGAGAGCATTGCTACCTTCTGGGAGTTTGTGGAAGCTGTTTCACAAAAAGATTTTACTCTTTTTACTAAAG GAAGTGATAAAGCAGTATATAATGAGATCCTTAGAACTGCTGGTCATTTTTTGTCACCGTCACAAGTCAGCATTCTGAAGCTTAGCCTGTCCATGAGAGTGTACTCACCAAAGATTGAAATGTTTTGTCAGATTGCTCTAGACAGAAATCTCCCAACTGGAGAGGACTGTATTGCTGTATTTGATGTTAATGGAGAGCTTGCATGTAATATTGAGGCAATGAAAAAATTAGTGGAAGTAGGTTCAGGCACTAAACCTGTGTCTTATGATGTGGACCATCATTATCCTGGAGGAGAGAATGCTAAG ATTGGAGTCACCCTATATGCTGAACTAGGGACTAAAGAATTCCGAGCACATCATTTAGCACTGAAGGAACTTGCTGGATTGGGCAAAATTGATTATGTTCTTCGACCATATataaag GAAAGTACTAAAAAGAAGGTCCGATTAAGTGGATATGGTGTGGAGCTTGCCATCAAGAGCACTGAATACAAAGCACAAGATGACACCAAAGTGCAAGATGACGGAGGCCgacaggaggaagatgatgaacagGAGGTGGAGATTGAGGGTTTTCTCTTCTCTAAACTTGA GTCACTTCACccagagaaaatgaatgaactaGAACAGCTTCGTAATCACTTGGTGGATTCCCGGCACGAAATGGCACCCATGAAGGTTTGGCAGTTGCAACACCTGAGTATGCAAGCTGCTCAGCGAATTATGACAACACCGAAGGAAGAGCAGTTGAGCGTCTTTGTGCACACGGCTCAGAATTTCCCTATGCTGGCACGGTCTTTAGTGAGAACAAAG GTTGATgacaagatgaaaagagagatctTGAAAAACCAGAATCAGCTGAGTTCACAAATGGATGTCAACCCCTCTGATGCTGCTCTCTTTATTAATGGGATGTATTTTGATATGGATTTCACCGACATCTACACACTTCTTGACCACATCCGCACAGAAGACCGGGTTATGGGGGGTCTTTATAAACTGG GTGTTCCGGGAGATTCACTTAGTACACTGTTAAACATTGATCTTAGTGAAAGTAAGCAAGATTACGGTATTGACATCCGTGATACTGCTATTGTTTGGATGAATGACATTGAGAATGATAGAGCTTATAGCAAGTGGTCATCATCAGTTGGAGAACTGTTGAGGCCAACATATCCTGGCATGTTACGCAGTATCAGGAAGAATTTCCATAACTTA GTTATTGTTGCGGAACCAGAGAAGGCAACAACAGCTGACCTCATAAGACTGGTTGAAGGTTTCCTAACTCACAATGCTCCTGTCCGCATTGGTGTAGTCATGTCTGTTAACTCTGACCAAACTCTAAGGGGTTATGATGATGCTGGAGTGGCCATGCTGTGTGCCTTCAATTATGTGGCTCAAAACTTAGAAGGCCGTGAGGATGCAAACTACAAAGCACTTCAGTTCTTGGTTGAT GTGTACTCGAATGTCCAAGGTGACATAACGGTAGATGATGTAACATCCCATTTCAAGAGCAAGTACCGAAGTGTCGATCTTGAAGATGTGTTTGGAGAGGATTCAGATTATGATGTTGGCCGTATGCTAGCTCAAGAGTTTGTTGAGAAAGCTGGTATCACAAGTCTGCCTCAG gCTTTGATGAATGGTGTTCCTCTACCTGAGAAACATTTGAATGCAGATGAATTTGAAGAAGTTGTATTGATGGATGTTATGAGGACAACACAGACTTTGCAGCGAGCAGTTTATAAAGGACAACTGGAAGATAAACATGATGTTGTGGACTGGCTGATGAGTCTGCCAAACGTCATGCCAAG GCTGAATGAAAGAATCCTAAGTACAAAGAACTCTAAATTTATTGACCTAACTGGTTCATCTGGAGAGACACTTAGTAGTGTGTCTGTAGAGTCTTTTGCAACACAAAATGCACCAGAGATGACAGCAACTCTGTCCAACTCTTGCCGATACATCACCACGAAGAATGACCAAACCTTGCGACCTTTGACTGTGTGGATTGTCGGAGATTTTGACACATATGAGGGTCGAGCAATACTTCTAGAAGGTGTAAAGTActtg CGGGAGAGCAACAGCATCCGTATTTGTGCAATACACAATACAGATCTCTCTAGTGAAAGTCCTAAATTATTTAGCCGAGCAGTAGAAGTAGCACAAACGACTCTGGCTCCAGCTGTTGCAAGGCAGTTCTTGGCAAAGGTTCTTGAGAAAGATAATGCCAAGAAGATCATTGCTGGAACAAAGAAGTGGAAAGACTTTGAAATTGCT GGTTTAGATATTGAAGCCTTCACATCACGCATGGATTCATTCAAGGATGCAGTATTTAAGGCTCACTCAGTATTTTGCAAAAAG GTATTGGCTCTTTCACCTGGACAAAGGACTGTTGTTGCCAATGGTAGACATCTAGGAACATTCAAGACAACAGAAAAGTTTGTTATGGAAGATTTTGGCCTTCTAGAGAAATATGTTCATTCCACGTTCGGAGAGAAGCTTACAGAAGTGTTGGTTGGTGAAG ATCCGCCTGCGAATGGTGATATCAGCGACTTGACAATGAAGGTGGCTGGTGTGCTTCAGACCAAGCCTCAGTCCAAGGGCCGCACAACTGTCAACCTTCGCTCTGACCAATATTCTGTTGTTAAAATTCCTGCCAGAAACCCTAACATGCCCGTGTTTGATATTGTTGCGATATGTGATCCAGTGTCAAGTGCTGCACAGAAGATTGGTCCAATCCTGATGGTACTCCAGGAAATTGTGAATGCTGAAATTCGTGTTGTCCTGAATGCAAGGGAGAAGCATTCCGAAATGCCACTTCGGAG ATTTTACCGTTATGTACTGGAACCTGAGCCACAGTTCACAGAGGCAGGCGACATGACTGCTGGACCCTATGCCCGATTTACTGGTTTGCCAGAATCATCCATTTTGACTCTGAACTATCATGCGCCAGAAAACTGGTTGGTAGAAGTTGTAAAATCAGTGTACGACCTGGACAACATCAAGCTTGATTTAGTAGAGACAGGAGTTCACAG tgaGTTTGAGTTAGAACATTTGTTGCTGGAGGGTCACTGTTTTGAGCAGTCCTCTGGAAATCCACCAAGAGGGCTTCAGTTCACACTGGGTAACAGGCAGCAACCAGTTTTG GTTGACACCATAGTAATGGCAAACTTGGGATACTTCCAACTAAAGGCTAATCCAGGAGCCTGGTTATTGAAGCTACGCCAAGGAAGATCTGCAGATATATACACTATTGCAAG CCACGAAGGCACAGACACCCCAGTTGGTTCGGATGATGTGGAGATTATTATCAGTAGCTTCCGTTCACACGTTGTCAAAGTACGTGTAGGAAAGCAACCTGGAAAGCAACACCTAGAACTCCTtgcagaggaaaatgaggaatcagGAGGACTCTGGAACTCCATTACCAG CATGCCGATTGTTGGACCCATAGTTGAAGAATGGGGGGTCCTGTTAGCGGATCTTAACTCTCTAGCTAAGGCTCACTGGTACAG CACCTTCAGCTCAAGTGGAGGCAAAGAGGATGAAACTGAGAAGGTGAACATTTTCTCTGTGGCATCTGGGCATCTGTACGAACGTTTCCTGAGGATCATGATGGTGTCTGTCCGACGCCACACAAAGGCCCCAGTCAAATTTTGGTTCCTCAAGAACTTCTTATCTCCGAACTTCAAG GATATTCTGCCACTCCTTGCCAAAGAATATGGCTTTGAGTATGAACTGGTCCAGTACAAATGGCCCAGATGGCTCCaccaacagacagaaaaacagcgtATCATTTGGGGCTACAAGATTCTCTTCTTGGATGTGCTTTTCCCCTTAGATGTTAAGaagattatttttgttgatgCAGATCAG GTTGTACGTGCTGATGTCAAGGAGCTGAATAATGAAGAGCTTGATGGAGCTCCCTATGGATTTGTGCCTTTCTGTGAATCACGCAAGGAAATTGAAGGATTCCG gttctgGAAACAGGGCTATTGGCGCAATCACCTAGCTGGAAGAAAGTACCACATCTCTGCTCTGTTTGTTGTTGATCTGAAAAAGTTCCGTAGGATTGCAGCAGGTGACCGACTCAGAGGCCAGTACCAAGGGCTTTCCCAGGATCCTAACTCACTTTCAAACTTAGATCAG GACCTTCCTAATAACATGATACATCAAGTGCGTATTAAGTCATTACCTCAAGATTGGCTCTGGTGTGAGTCTTGGTGTGACGATGACTCAAAGAAAAGTGCCAAGATCATTGATTTG TGTAATAACCCAATGACCAAGGAAGCAAAATTAGTGGCTGCACAGAGAATAATTCCAGAATGgattgaatatgataatgaaataaaggcTGTATTAAAAGGattcaaagaaaataaatcaattgCAGAGG AACAGCCTAGTCAATCACCCCATATAGAACTATGA
- the LOC125029538 gene encoding UDP-glucose:glycoprotein glucosyltransferase 1-like isoform X2 has product MREVLGPLLGLLCFLLTGTTVKCQSKVKPVTTHLSAKWSHTPLLLETAEYMREESIATFWEFVEAVSQKDFTLFTKGSDKAVYNEILRTAGHFLSPSQVSILKLSLSMRVYSPKIEMFCQIALDRNLPTGEDCIAVFDVNGELACNIEAMKKLVEVGSGTKPVSYDVDHHYPGGENAKIGVTLYAELGTKEFRAHHLALKELAGLGKIDYVLRPYIKESTKKKVRLSGYGVELAIKSTEYKAQDDTKVQDDGGRQEEDDEQEVEIEGFLFSKLESLHPEKMNELEQLRNHLVDSRHEMAPMKVWQLQHLSMQAAQRIMTTPKEEQLSVFVHTAQNFPMLARSLVRTKVDDKMKREILKNQNQLSSQMDVNPSDAALFINGMYFDMDFTDIYTLLDHIRTEDRVMGGLYKLGVPGDSLSTLLNIDLSESKQDYGIDIRDTAIVWMNDIENDRAYSKWSSSVGELLRPTYPGMLRSIRKNFHNLVIVAEPEKATTADLIRLVEGFLTHNAPVRIGVVMSVNSDQTLRGYDDAGVAMLCAFNYVAQNLEGREDANYKALQFLVDVYSNVQGDITVDDVTSHFKSKYRSVDLEDVFGEDSDYDVGRMLAQEFVEKAGITSLPQALMNGVPLPEKHLNADEFEEVVLMDVMRTTQTLQRAVYKGQLEDKHDVVDWLMSLPNVMPRLNERILSTKNSKFIDLTGSSGETLSSVSVESFATQNAPEMTATLSNSCRYITTKNDQTLRPLTVWIVGDFDTYEGRAILLEGVKYLRESNSIRICAIHNTDLSSESPKLFSRAVEVAQTTLAPAVARQFLAKVLEKDNAKKIIAGTKKWKDFEIAGLDIEAFTSRMDSFKDAVFKAHSVFCKKVLALSPGQRTVVANGRHLGTFKTTEKFVMEDFGLLEKYVHSTFGEKLTEVLVGEDPPANGDISDLTMKVAGVLQTKPQSKGRTTVNLRSDQYSVVKIPARNPNMPVFDIVAICDPVSSAAQKIGPILMVLQEIVNAEIRVVLNAREKHSEMPLRRFYRYVLEPEPQFTEAGDMTAGPYARFTGLPESSILTLNYHAPENWLVEVVKSVYDLDNIKLDLVETGVHSEFELEHLLLEGHCFEQSSGNPPRGLQFTLGNRQQPVLVDTIVMANLGYFQLKANPGAWLLKLRQGRSADIYTIASHEGTDTPVGSDDVEIIISSFRSHVVKVRVGKQPGKQHLELLAEENEESGGLWNSITSTFSSSGGKEDETEKVNIFSVASGHLYERFLRIMMVSVRRHTKAPVKFWFLKNFLSPNFKDILPLLAKEYGFEYELVQYKWPRWLHQQTEKQRIIWGYKILFLDVLFPLDVKKIIFVDADQVVRADVKELNNEELDGAPYGFVPFCESRKEIEGFRFWKQGYWRNHLAGRKYHISALFVVDLKKFRRIAAGDRLRGQYQGLSQDPNSLSNLDQDLPNNMIHQVRIKSLPQDWLWCESWCDDDSKKSAKIIDLCNNPMTKEAKLVAAQRIIPEWIEYDNEIKAVLKGFKENKSIAEEQPSQSPHIEL; this is encoded by the exons ATGAGAGAAGTTTTAGGACCCCTTTTGGGGCTGTTATGCTTCCTTCTGACTGGCACCACAGTGAAGTGtcaaagtaaagtcaagcctgTAACAACTCATCTTTCTGCCAAATGGAGTCACACACCTCTGTTATTGGAGACTGCAGAGTATATGAGAGAAGAGAGCATTGCTACCTTCTGGGAGTTTGTGGAAGCTGTTTCACAAAAAGATTTTACTCTTTTTACTAAAG GAAGTGATAAAGCAGTATATAATGAGATCCTTAGAACTGCTGGTCATTTTTTGTCACCGTCACAAGTCAGCATTCTGAAGCTTAGCCTGTCCATGAGAGTGTACTCACCAAAGATTGAAATGTTTTGTCAGATTGCTCTAGACAGAAATCTCCCAACTGGAGAGGACTGTATTGCTGTATTTGATGTTAATGGAGAGCTTGCATGTAATATTGAGGCAATGAAAAAATTAGTGGAAGTAGGTTCAGGCACTAAACCTGTGTCTTATGATGTGGACCATCATTATCCTGGAGGAGAGAATGCTAAG ATTGGAGTCACCCTATATGCTGAACTAGGGACTAAAGAATTCCGAGCACATCATTTAGCACTGAAGGAACTTGCTGGATTGGGCAAAATTGATTATGTTCTTCGACCATATataaag GAAAGTACTAAAAAGAAGGTCCGATTAAGTGGATATGGTGTGGAGCTTGCCATCAAGAGCACTGAATACAAAGCACAAGATGACACCAAAGTGCAAGATGACGGAGGCCgacaggaggaagatgatgaacagGAGGTGGAGATTGAGGGTTTTCTCTTCTCTAAACTTGA GTCACTTCACccagagaaaatgaatgaactaGAACAGCTTCGTAATCACTTGGTGGATTCCCGGCACGAAATGGCACCCATGAAGGTTTGGCAGTTGCAACACCTGAGTATGCAAGCTGCTCAGCGAATTATGACAACACCGAAGGAAGAGCAGTTGAGCGTCTTTGTGCACACGGCTCAGAATTTCCCTATGCTGGCACGGTCTTTAGTGAGAACAAAG GTTGATgacaagatgaaaagagagatctTGAAAAACCAGAATCAGCTGAGTTCACAAATGGATGTCAACCCCTCTGATGCTGCTCTCTTTATTAATGGGATGTATTTTGATATGGATTTCACCGACATCTACACACTTCTTGACCACATCCGCACAGAAGACCGGGTTATGGGGGGTCTTTATAAACTGG GTGTTCCGGGAGATTCACTTAGTACACTGTTAAACATTGATCTTAGTGAAAGTAAGCAAGATTACGGTATTGACATCCGTGATACTGCTATTGTTTGGATGAATGACATTGAGAATGATAGAGCTTATAGCAAGTGGTCATCATCAGTTGGAGAACTGTTGAGGCCAACATATCCTGGCATGTTACGCAGTATCAGGAAGAATTTCCATAACTTA GTTATTGTTGCGGAACCAGAGAAGGCAACAACAGCTGACCTCATAAGACTGGTTGAAGGTTTCCTAACTCACAATGCTCCTGTCCGCATTGGTGTAGTCATGTCTGTTAACTCTGACCAAACTCTAAGGGGTTATGATGATGCTGGAGTGGCCATGCTGTGTGCCTTCAATTATGTGGCTCAAAACTTAGAAGGCCGTGAGGATGCAAACTACAAAGCACTTCAGTTCTTGGTTGAT GTGTACTCGAATGTCCAAGGTGACATAACGGTAGATGATGTAACATCCCATTTCAAGAGCAAGTACCGAAGTGTCGATCTTGAAGATGTGTTTGGAGAGGATTCAGATTATGATGTTGGCCGTATGCTAGCTCAAGAGTTTGTTGAGAAAGCTGGTATCACAAGTCTGCCTCAG gCTTTGATGAATGGTGTTCCTCTACCTGAGAAACATTTGAATGCAGATGAATTTGAAGAAGTTGTATTGATGGATGTTATGAGGACAACACAGACTTTGCAGCGAGCAGTTTATAAAGGACAACTGGAAGATAAACATGATGTTGTGGACTGGCTGATGAGTCTGCCAAACGTCATGCCAAG GCTGAATGAAAGAATCCTAAGTACAAAGAACTCTAAATTTATTGACCTAACTGGTTCATCTGGAGAGACACTTAGTAGTGTGTCTGTAGAGTCTTTTGCAACACAAAATGCACCAGAGATGACAGCAACTCTGTCCAACTCTTGCCGATACATCACCACGAAGAATGACCAAACCTTGCGACCTTTGACTGTGTGGATTGTCGGAGATTTTGACACATATGAGGGTCGAGCAATACTTCTAGAAGGTGTAAAGTActtg CGGGAGAGCAACAGCATCCGTATTTGTGCAATACACAATACAGATCTCTCTAGTGAAAGTCCTAAATTATTTAGCCGAGCAGTAGAAGTAGCACAAACGACTCTGGCTCCAGCTGTTGCAAGGCAGTTCTTGGCAAAGGTTCTTGAGAAAGATAATGCCAAGAAGATCATTGCTGGAACAAAGAAGTGGAAAGACTTTGAAATTGCT GGTTTAGATATTGAAGCCTTCACATCACGCATGGATTCATTCAAGGATGCAGTATTTAAGGCTCACTCAGTATTTTGCAAAAAG GTATTGGCTCTTTCACCTGGACAAAGGACTGTTGTTGCCAATGGTAGACATCTAGGAACATTCAAGACAACAGAAAAGTTTGTTATGGAAGATTTTGGCCTTCTAGAGAAATATGTTCATTCCACGTTCGGAGAGAAGCTTACAGAAGTGTTGGTTGGTGAAG ATCCGCCTGCGAATGGTGATATCAGCGACTTGACAATGAAGGTGGCTGGTGTGCTTCAGACCAAGCCTCAGTCCAAGGGCCGCACAACTGTCAACCTTCGCTCTGACCAATATTCTGTTGTTAAAATTCCTGCCAGAAACCCTAACATGCCCGTGTTTGATATTGTTGCGATATGTGATCCAGTGTCAAGTGCTGCACAGAAGATTGGTCCAATCCTGATGGTACTCCAGGAAATTGTGAATGCTGAAATTCGTGTTGTCCTGAATGCAAGGGAGAAGCATTCCGAAATGCCACTTCGGAG ATTTTACCGTTATGTACTGGAACCTGAGCCACAGTTCACAGAGGCAGGCGACATGACTGCTGGACCCTATGCCCGATTTACTGGTTTGCCAGAATCATCCATTTTGACTCTGAACTATCATGCGCCAGAAAACTGGTTGGTAGAAGTTGTAAAATCAGTGTACGACCTGGACAACATCAAGCTTGATTTAGTAGAGACAGGAGTTCACAG tgaGTTTGAGTTAGAACATTTGTTGCTGGAGGGTCACTGTTTTGAGCAGTCCTCTGGAAATCCACCAAGAGGGCTTCAGTTCACACTGGGTAACAGGCAGCAACCAGTTTTG GTTGACACCATAGTAATGGCAAACTTGGGATACTTCCAACTAAAGGCTAATCCAGGAGCCTGGTTATTGAAGCTACGCCAAGGAAGATCTGCAGATATATACACTATTGCAAG CCACGAAGGCACAGACACCCCAGTTGGTTCGGATGATGTGGAGATTATTATCAGTAGCTTCCGTTCACACGTTGTCAAAGTACGTGTAGGAAAGCAACCTGGAAAGCAACACCTAGAACTCCTtgcagaggaaaatgaggaatcagGAGGACTCTGGAACTCCATTACCAG CACCTTCAGCTCAAGTGGAGGCAAAGAGGATGAAACTGAGAAGGTGAACATTTTCTCTGTGGCATCTGGGCATCTGTACGAACGTTTCCTGAGGATCATGATGGTGTCTGTCCGACGCCACACAAAGGCCCCAGTCAAATTTTGGTTCCTCAAGAACTTCTTATCTCCGAACTTCAAG GATATTCTGCCACTCCTTGCCAAAGAATATGGCTTTGAGTATGAACTGGTCCAGTACAAATGGCCCAGATGGCTCCaccaacagacagaaaaacagcgtATCATTTGGGGCTACAAGATTCTCTTCTTGGATGTGCTTTTCCCCTTAGATGTTAAGaagattatttttgttgatgCAGATCAG GTTGTACGTGCTGATGTCAAGGAGCTGAATAATGAAGAGCTTGATGGAGCTCCCTATGGATTTGTGCCTTTCTGTGAATCACGCAAGGAAATTGAAGGATTCCG gttctgGAAACAGGGCTATTGGCGCAATCACCTAGCTGGAAGAAAGTACCACATCTCTGCTCTGTTTGTTGTTGATCTGAAAAAGTTCCGTAGGATTGCAGCAGGTGACCGACTCAGAGGCCAGTACCAAGGGCTTTCCCAGGATCCTAACTCACTTTCAAACTTAGATCAG GACCTTCCTAATAACATGATACATCAAGTGCGTATTAAGTCATTACCTCAAGATTGGCTCTGGTGTGAGTCTTGGTGTGACGATGACTCAAAGAAAAGTGCCAAGATCATTGATTTG TGTAATAACCCAATGACCAAGGAAGCAAAATTAGTGGCTGCACAGAGAATAATTCCAGAATGgattgaatatgataatgaaataaaggcTGTATTAAAAGGattcaaagaaaataaatcaattgCAGAGG AACAGCCTAGTCAATCACCCCATATAGAACTATGA